A part of Palaemon carinicauda isolate YSFRI2023 chromosome 8, ASM3689809v2, whole genome shotgun sequence genomic DNA contains:
- the LOC137645364 gene encoding uncharacterized protein: MAIRRARSLKRRLDNDEAYKTSYVAQMEKYTNKGYAERVPVSQLDRKDGRVWLMPHHSVRHPVKQKDRVVFDLKARHRVISLNEHLMQGPDLTNSLTGVLLRFREGQHAITADVQEMFHQVKVPEEDRDCLRYLWWPEGVTSKELQVFRMMSHVFGARSSPSVVNFCLCKTALDFGSKYNEEASNSIRRNFYVDNLLKAMDDEEECIKLTRDLINLCGDGGFRLNQWTSSSKRILAAIPGEERDDSVAVLDLNKNELPTERALGIHWNMSIDVFTFRIVLKDKPFNRRGVLSVVASIYDPLGYLSHVTLIAKILLQEMCRRKLSWDEEMSAGELVRWKTWLAQLPQLEEFQLRRSFIPPDFGDIDTLQLHHLADASQTGFGVVSYLRVVDVNGKIQCTLV, encoded by the coding sequence ATGGCAATTCGACGAGCCCGAAGCTTGAAAAGAAGACTAGACAACGACGAAGCTTACAAGACATCCTACGTAGCTCAGATGGAGAAATATACTAATAAGGGCTACGCCGAAAGGGTTCCAGTAAGTCAGCTAGACAGGAAGGACGGGCGCGTATGGCTCATGCCGCACCACTCTGTTAGGCATCCTGTCAAACAGAAAGACCGAGTGGTCTTCGATCTGAAGGCAAGGCACAGAGTAATATCTCTCAACGAACATCTGATGCAAGGCCCCGACCTCACCAATAGCCTGACAGGTGTTCTCCTGCGTTTTAGAGAGGGTCAACATGCCATCACAGCAGACGTGCAGGAGATGTTCCATCAGGTGAAGGTACCTGAAGAGGACAGAGACTGCCTGAGGTACCTCTGGTGGCCTGAAGGTGTCACCAGCAAAGAACTGCAAGTCTTCAGAATGATGTCCCACGTTTTTGGCGCAAGATCATCGCCGAGCGTTGTTAACTTCTGCTTATGCAAAACGGCCCTGGACTTCGGAAGCAAGTATAACGAAGAAGCTTCTAACTCTATACGTCGCAACTTCTACGTCGACAACCTCCTCAAGGCGATGGATGATGAGGAAGAATGCATTAAACTGACCAGAGATCTGATCAACCTGTGCGGGGATGGAGGTTTCCGTCTTAACCAATGGACCTCCAGCAGCAAGCGAATTCTAGCTGCGATCCCCGGAGAAGAACGAGACGACTCTGTGGCTGTCCTAGACTTGAATAAAAATGAGCTGCCAACTGAACGAGCCCTGGGGATCCATTGGAATATGAGCATAGACGTGTTCACGTTCAGAATCGTCCTTAAAGACAAGCCTTTCAACCGACGTGGTGTGCTCTCTGTTGTTGCATCGATCTACGACCCCTTGGGCTACTTATCCCACGTCACTTTGATTGCGAAGATCCTGTTGCAAGAAATGTGCCGAAGGAAGCTCTCGTGGGATGAGGAGATGTCTGCTGGTGAACTTGTTCGATGGAAGACCTGGCTCGCGCAGTTGCCACAACTGGAAGAGTTCCAACTGCGAAGGTCCTTCATACCACCAGACTTCGGAGATATTGACACCCTTCAGCTGCACCACCTTGCAGACGCAAGTCAGACAGGCTTTGGTGTAGTCTCTTACTTGCGTGTAGTTGATGTCAACGGAAAGATTCAATGCACTCTCGTCTAG
- the LOC137645365 gene encoding uncharacterized protein encodes MYQTFVDNRVNLIGDTSDIMAWRYINTTANPADLASCGLSVADFLQSSLWFSGPDFLKMDETHWPTMPKDVVRGEFDPDAEVKTSPVFDITKKEPTFIESIATRFSSWLKFVRTVAWMTIFIRHMQKARPYSGDSLSSA; translated from the coding sequence ATGTATCAGACCTTCGTGGACAATAGGGTCAATCTCATTGGGGATACATCTGACATTATGGCGTGGAGATACATCAATACTACTGCGAACCCAGCAGACCTCGCGTCATGTGGCTTATCCGTCGCTGACTTCCTCCAATCATCTTTGTGGTTTTCAGGACCAGATTTCCTCAAGATGGACGAAACGCACTGGCCAACCATGCCCAAAGACGTTGTCAGAGGAGAGTTTGATCCAGACGCCGAAGTGAAGACTTCTCCCGTCTTCGATATAACGAAGAAAGAACCAACATTCATTGAATCAATAGCGACAAGATTCTCCTCCTGGTTGAAGTTTGTCAGGACCGTCGCGTGGATGACAATATTTATCCGCCATATGCAGAAGGCTCGCCCATACAGCGGCGACTCACTCTCGAGTGCATAG